From one Luteipulveratus mongoliensis genomic stretch:
- a CDS encoding NIPSNAP family protein, with translation MILEIRTYRLHPGTQQEFVRVMREEAFPLLRERGIRIVAGGPSLVAEDGHEEAYLIRAFDSLEQRDVQEDGFYSSTPWHDGPREAILSRIVDFHTIVIEASEQAVEALTS, from the coding sequence GTGATCCTTGAGATTCGCACCTACCGCCTGCATCCGGGCACCCAGCAGGAGTTCGTCCGCGTGATGCGTGAGGAGGCCTTTCCGCTGCTTCGCGAGCGGGGTATCCGCATCGTGGCGGGTGGCCCGTCCCTGGTCGCCGAGGACGGCCATGAGGAGGCGTACCTGATCCGCGCCTTCGACAGCCTCGAGCAGCGTGACGTACAGGAGGACGGGTTCTACAGCAGCACGCCGTGGCATGACGGTCCGCGAGAGGCCATCCTGTCCAGGATCGTCGACTTCCACACCATCGTCATCGAGGCGTCCGAGCAGGCTGTCGAGGCGCTCACTTCATAG
- a CDS encoding epimerase — MSTSRPLKVVIAGGSGTLGRALSADLTSRGHEVVVLTRSPRSDAPYREVGWDGRTVGAWVAELEDADRPVALVNLAGRLVDVRPTPANIADLRASRVESTQALVTASQQVPPLEHWVQASTTAIYSDAGEDRITESSPIPDGLPQMTGVARPWEQAVVDANSAHLVILRTSLVLERGSPVLDRLLLLTRLGAGGKVGTGRQWVSWIHIADWLAVVRAALGLESDVTLPSGPVIVSSEHPVRNTELMATLRRATHRRIGLPSPPPLVRLGAVALRTDPALGLTGRHCTSDVLRDLDWSYAYPTLDKALADLLG, encoded by the coding sequence ATGAGCACGTCTCGCCCTCTCAAGGTCGTCATCGCCGGTGGATCCGGCACCCTCGGCCGGGCCCTGTCAGCCGACCTCACCTCCCGGGGACACGAGGTCGTGGTGCTGACCCGGTCGCCCCGCAGTGACGCGCCGTACCGCGAGGTCGGCTGGGACGGTCGTACGGTCGGGGCCTGGGTCGCCGAGCTGGAGGACGCGGACCGACCGGTGGCCTTGGTCAACCTCGCCGGCCGGCTCGTCGATGTCCGACCGACGCCGGCCAACATTGCCGACCTGCGGGCCTCCCGTGTCGAATCCACGCAGGCGTTGGTGACCGCCAGCCAGCAGGTGCCGCCACTGGAGCACTGGGTGCAGGCATCGACGACGGCGATCTACAGCGATGCGGGCGAGGACCGGATTACGGAGTCGTCCCCCATCCCAGATGGGCTGCCGCAGATGACCGGGGTCGCGCGACCGTGGGAGCAGGCGGTCGTCGACGCCAACAGCGCGCATCTCGTCATTCTGCGAACCTCGCTCGTCCTGGAGCGTGGATCGCCCGTGCTGGATCGGCTACTGCTGCTGACCCGGCTCGGCGCGGGCGGCAAGGTCGGCACCGGCCGCCAGTGGGTCAGCTGGATCCACATCGCCGACTGGCTGGCCGTGGTCCGGGCGGCTCTCGGGTTGGAGTCGGACGTGACGCTGCCGTCCGGACCGGTGATCGTGTCCAGCGAGCACCCCGTGCGCAACACCGAGCTCATGGCCACCCTGCGCCGAGCGACCCACCGCCGGATCGGCCTCCCGTCGCCGCCCCCACTTGTCCGCCTGGGAGCGGTCGCGCTCCGCACTGATCCGGCGCTCGGTCTCACCGGCCGGCACTGCACGTCGGATGTACTGCGCGACCTGGACTGGTCGTACGCCTATCCCACCCTGGACAAGGCTCTCGCCGACCTGCTCGGCTAG
- a CDS encoding SigE family RNA polymerase sigma factor, with the protein MRREPEGFADFVAARGLALRRTAMLLTQDAQLAEDLVQTALAKAWPRWHKLDAPEAYVRKVMAHQFYRDRRRRWTGETPTQTLPELATGADSAERIALQDSVVRAMAALPRKQLAVLVLRYFHDFSEQQIADSLGVSTGTVKSHASRGLATLRDSDHLSDSTEGSTR; encoded by the coding sequence ATGAGACGCGAGCCGGAGGGTTTCGCCGACTTCGTGGCGGCACGGGGACTCGCGCTCCGGCGTACGGCGATGCTGCTCACGCAGGATGCGCAGCTGGCCGAGGACCTGGTCCAGACGGCGTTGGCGAAGGCGTGGCCGCGGTGGCACAAGCTCGATGCGCCCGAGGCCTACGTGCGCAAGGTCATGGCGCATCAGTTCTATCGGGACCGCCGCCGTCGCTGGACCGGAGAGACTCCCACCCAGACGCTCCCCGAGCTCGCAACCGGTGCTGACTCGGCCGAGCGAATTGCGTTGCAGGACAGCGTTGTCCGCGCGATGGCGGCTCTTCCTCGAAAGCAACTTGCGGTGCTCGTCCTGCGCTACTTCCACGACTTCAGCGAGCAGCAGATCGCGGACTCGCTCGGCGTCAGCACGGGCACCGTGAAGTCCCACGCCTCCCGCGGACTGGCCACGCTCCGCGACTCAGATCACCTCTCGGACTCCACGGAAGGGAGCACGCGATGA
- a CDS encoding acyl-CoA thioesterase: MTPDASVPLPDPVDDLIKTLDLQPVGEARIHVDAGPGGEEADLGDSAADIFVGQSQPQPHGRVFGGQVLAQCIIAAGKTVAQGEGETPRFVHSLHGYFLRPGDSLQPIRFAVERLRDGGSFSARRVHALQHGQVILSMILSFQTPAEGLDHQAQMPAAPSPDRLPTVADELGHIDHPMAEHWSNRRAIDVRHVEGSIYLQAGEQAAAHQNVWMRAGKRLPDDPLLHAAVLAYGSDYTLLESILRKHRLPWADRRIRAASLDHAMWFHRPVRADEWVLYQQESPSASGGRGLGMGKMFSADGTLVATVAQEGMVRLKE; this comes from the coding sequence GTGACCCCAGATGCATCCGTTCCCCTGCCGGACCCGGTCGACGATCTGATCAAGACCCTGGACCTGCAGCCCGTCGGCGAGGCGCGTATCCACGTCGACGCCGGCCCCGGCGGTGAGGAGGCCGACCTCGGTGACAGTGCGGCCGACATCTTCGTCGGGCAGAGCCAGCCGCAGCCGCACGGGCGGGTGTTCGGCGGGCAGGTCCTCGCCCAGTGCATCATCGCGGCCGGCAAGACGGTGGCGCAGGGCGAGGGCGAGACCCCCCGTTTCGTGCACTCGCTGCACGGCTACTTCCTGCGGCCCGGCGACTCGCTGCAGCCCATCAGGTTCGCGGTCGAGCGGTTGCGCGACGGTGGGTCGTTCTCGGCCCGTCGGGTTCACGCGCTGCAGCACGGGCAGGTCATCCTGTCGATGATCCTGTCCTTCCAGACGCCGGCCGAAGGTCTGGACCACCAGGCACAGATGCCGGCCGCGCCGTCGCCGGACCGCCTCCCCACGGTGGCCGACGAGCTCGGCCACATCGATCACCCCATGGCCGAGCACTGGTCCAACCGACGCGCGATCGACGTACGCCATGTCGAGGGCAGCATCTACCTCCAGGCCGGCGAGCAGGCCGCGGCCCATCAGAACGTCTGGATGCGTGCCGGGAAGCGGCTGCCCGACGACCCGCTGCTGCACGCTGCCGTGCTCGCCTACGGGTCTGACTACACACTCCTGGAGTCGATCCTGCGCAAGCATCGTCTGCCGTGGGCGGACCGTCGCATCCGCGCGGCCAGCCTCGACCACGCCATGTGGTTCCACCGGCCGGTCCGGGCAGATGAGTGGGTGCTCTACCAGCAGGAGTCGCCCTCCGCGTCCGGGGGCCGCGGCCTCGGGATGGGCAAGATGTTCTCTGCTGACGGCACTCTTGTGGCCACGGTAGCCCAGGAGGGAATGGTCCGGCTAAAGGAGTAA
- a CDS encoding acyl-CoA thioesterase, protein MPLRPYYVDVPLRWSDMDALRHVNNVQFVRLLEEARVIALREWFRESDGRTRHPQLLIARTEIDYVRQLKYRPEPIVVAIWVSKISGASFDIGYEVQASRDADAEVYAAAESTQVAFDMETQRPVRIAAHDRLLLEKVQGEPVSLKRRPVGHL, encoded by the coding sequence ATGCCGCTTCGCCCGTACTACGTCGACGTCCCCCTCCGCTGGTCGGACATGGATGCCCTGCGCCATGTGAACAATGTGCAGTTCGTACGCCTCCTCGAGGAGGCCCGCGTCATCGCGCTGCGCGAGTGGTTCCGCGAGTCCGACGGTCGCACCCGCCACCCGCAGCTGCTCATAGCCCGGACCGAGATCGACTACGTCCGCCAGCTGAAGTACCGCCCGGAGCCGATCGTCGTGGCGATCTGGGTGAGCAAGATCTCCGGCGCCTCGTTCGACATCGGCTACGAGGTGCAGGCATCCCGTGACGCCGACGCGGAGGTCTACGCGGCCGCGGAGTCGACCCAGGTCGCCTTCGACATGGAGACGCAGCGGCCCGTCCGGATCGCCGCGCACGACCGACTGCTGCTCGAGAAGGTCCAGGGCGAGCCCGTCTCCCTCAAGCGACGTCCGGTCGGCCACCTGTGA